GTTCGCGGGCCCCGCCGGGCAGCAGCTCGTGCTGGACGACATCACCCTCGATGTCGCGCCCGGCGAGTTCGTCACCCTCCTGGGGGCCTCCGGCTGCGGCAAGTCCACGCTGCTCAACCTGGTGGCGGGCCTGGACCGGCCCAGCACCGGCGAGATCACCACCGACGGACGCCCCGCCCTCATGTTCCAGGAGCACGCCCTCTTCCCCTGGCTCACCGCGGGCAAGAACATCGAACTCGCCCTCAAACTGCGCGGCGTGCCCAAGACCGAGCGCCGTGACAAGGCGGAGGAACTGCTCGAACTCGTCCGGCTGTCGGGCGCGCACGGCAAGCGGGTGCACGAACTGTCCGGCGGCATGCGCCAGCGCGTCGCGCTCGCCCGGGCGCTCGCCCAGGAGAGCAAACTGCTGCTGATGGACGAGCCGTTCGCGGCACTCGACGCCATCACCCGCGACGTACTGCACGACGAACTGACCCGCATCTGGCGCGAGACCCAGCTGTCCGTCCTGTTCGTCACCCACAACGTGCGCGAGGCCGTCCGCCTCGCCGAACGCGTGGTGCTGCTGTCCTCCCGCCCCGGGCGCATCGCCCGCCAGTGGACGGTCGGCCTTCCGCAGCCGCGCCGCATCGAGGACACCGCCGTGGCGGAACTCTCCGTCGAGATCACCGAAGAACTGCGTGGGGAGATCCGCCGTCATGGCCAGCACTGATCCCTCCCTCAAGGGTGACGTCGACCTCGCCGGTCTGGAGGCGGGCCTCGACGCCCTGGAGACCCGGCACAGGACCCGGATCCCCTTCAGGCAGACCTTCGTGGAGAAGGTCCTGCCGCCCGCCGTCGCCGTCCTGCTGGTGCTCGCCATCTGGCAGGCCCTGGTCTCCTTCAAGATCGTCGACGACCCGAACCGGCTGCCCGCGCCCTCCGCCGTGTGGGACGTCGTCCACCAGGCGTGGCTTGAGGGCGAACTGCTCGGCTACATCTGGACCAGCGTCTCGCGCGGACTCTCCGGCTTCCTGCTCGCCCTCGTGATCGGCACCCCCCTCGGGCTGCTGGTCGCCCGGGTCAAAGTCGTCCGCGCCGCCATCGGCCCCATCCTGTCCGGCCTCCAGTCCCTGCCCTCGGTCGCCTGGGTACCCCCCGCCGTCAT
The Streptomyces sp. NBC_01723 genome window above contains:
- a CDS encoding ABC transporter ATP-binding protein, with product MATTTTPPVAEDTRAGEAGTAGKAAATTARAARIEHVSKSFAGPAGQQLVLDDITLDVAPGEFVTLLGASGCGKSTLLNLVAGLDRPSTGEITTDGRPALMFQEHALFPWLTAGKNIELALKLRGVPKTERRDKAEELLELVRLSGAHGKRVHELSGGMRQRVALARALAQESKLLLMDEPFAALDAITRDVLHDELTRIWRETQLSVLFVTHNVREAVRLAERVVLLSSRPGRIARQWTVGLPQPRRIEDTAVAELSVEITEELRGEIRRHGQH
- a CDS encoding ABC transporter permease produces the protein MASTDPSLKGDVDLAGLEAGLDALETRHRTRIPFRQTFVEKVLPPAVAVLLVLAIWQALVSFKIVDDPNRLPAPSAVWDVVHQAWLEGELLGYIWTSVSRGLSGFLLALVIGTPLGLLVARVKVVRAAIGPILSGLQSLPSVAWVPPAVIWLGLNNSMMYAVILLGAVPSIANGLVSGVDQVSPLFLRAGRTLGATGLKGTWHIVLPAALPGYVAGLKQGWAFSWRSLMAAEIIASFPDLGVGLGQLLENGRNASDMAMVFEAILLILIVGIAIDLLIFSPLERWVLRSRGLLATY